From the Syngnathoides biaculeatus isolate LvHL_M chromosome 10, ASM1980259v1, whole genome shotgun sequence genome, one window contains:
- the ccdc66 gene encoding coiled-coil domain-containing protein 66 isoform X4 has translation MEEERKKKHFRYKRKGTFKTPPPLPLRERGCSGMSKGQATVFGTLGLTTSLTEAVDSVTSSSADARGDGLLFEIQNGKPKLIVLNHTVERNLVTNSLRPRPACSGQLFCAKDVRAQRRAGQRPAAPRGPKTQAADNGASFGSGGAGDRTRGGQTASKTRVAVVSKAAPKKSERQKSRSTSDDGAAVPSERWAAMSDQKSGPTGSTDPPEDQGPRAVTTLRICHGFQTASQDRPVTEEHGASSQHVHHTLEEKEGQGGGGELDEDRAGPDQTATNGNSPQKDDRCRSQGGVLGWLERRTVDDKASVEAKKAQWRQQLDEQVALKQQQRCSTSVKLQAEQEPGSECSVHPAGRRKEQPAAIRSSLRLGAVTPMEETLASQRREEQKRLWLEDLDRQRQETSQRRMREKMLLSQNEDHELWAAHFDSLQRKHPAGGTQAPPTAPSSDRKASPGSSLTWDPFGRCEVQVGVDPAKSSYHRSMTALLDPVQMEERERRRLKQLEQQRDIRAQVEEQRRHKLREEARRRAEDREEERRVAQERDALLGRYRQEQREQRKEPEEQPEKNHDDGGVKESVGACVSSPAATATEKKDTAVQTDAPPPPVRAEPPQTPPNCRNRAGKENVQKGRVGAGAVGGDSYEAFARTEEKRRPEWNTRRPSRRFVPASERYPAPLQRSRQESRLKRQEEILGLQDRNCPPVNRQRPGTRRETRIVASRPRSDNAESTGNGASANTERGRSPLIPQPSLQFIPYIRTDDVVHLDPAETPTPHTHTVALSCAPPPDISPADVVTLRSTQRQQEILRGLAQLRQGLLEKQRELVSDLRGHDDKRPPPTKC, from the exons ATGGAagaggaaaggaaaaagaaacatttcagaTATAAGCGCAAAGGGACAtttaagacccccccccccctccctttacGTGAAAGGGGGTGTTCTGGGATGTCAAAAGGCCAGGCTACTGTTTTTGGGACGTTGGGATTGACTACAAG CCTTACTGAAGCAGTGGACTCAGTGACATCATCAAGTGCGGATGCACGCGG AGACGGCCTGTTGTTTGAAATTCAAAATGGAAAACCCAAGTTGATTGTGCTTAACCACA CTGTCGAAAGGAATCTTGTCACG AATTCCCTCAGACCTCGTCCGGCCTGCTCCGGGCAGCTGTTCTGCGCAAAGGATGTGCGGGCGCAACGTCGGGCGGGGCAGCGCCCGGCGGCTCCGAGAGGCCCCAAGACTCAGGCGGCAGACAATGGAGCCTCCTTTGGGTCCGGCGGGGCGGGGGACAGAACACGAGGCGGTCAGACGGCCTCCAAAACACGGGTGGCAGTCGTAAGCAAAGCTGCACCCAAG AAGTCCGAGCGGCAGAAAAGCAGGTCCACTTCTGACGATGGAGCAGCTGTACCGTCCGAAAGATGGGCTGCCATGTCTGACCAGAAGTCGGGACCGACGGGATCGACGGACCCGCCGGAAGACCAAGGACCGAGAGCCGTGACGACACTTCGCATATGCCACGGATTCCAGACCGCGAGCCAGGACCGTCCCGTAACAGAGGAGCACGGCGCGTCCAGTCAACATG TACATCACACACTCGAGGAAAAAGAAGGACAAGGAGGCGGAGGAGAGCTGGACGAGGACAGAGCAGGACCGGATCAAACCGCAACAAATGGAAATTCACCTCAGAAAGACGACAG ATGTAGGTCTCAAGGCGGTGTTTTGGGCTGGCTGGAGCGGCGCACCGTTGACGACAAAGCGTCCGTGGAGGCGAAGAAGGCGCAGTGGAGGCAACAACTAG ATGAGCAGGTGGCGCTGAAGCAGCAACAGCGTTGTTCAACCTCAGTCAAACTGCAG GCAGagcaagaaccaggaagtgagtGTTCTGTTCATCCGGCGGGCCGCCGCAAAGAGCAGCCGGCAGCAATCAGGTCCAGCCTCAGGCTCGGG GCGGTGACTCCGATGGAGGAGACTTTGGCCTCGCAGAGGCGAGAGGAGCAGAAACGGCTTTGGCTGGAGGATCTGGACCGACAGAGGCAAGAGACGAGCCAACGGAGGATGCGCGAGAAGATGCTGCTCAGTCAG AACGAAGATCACGAGCTGTGGGCCGCGCACTTTGACTCGCTACAGCGCAAACATCCTGCTGGGGGGACTCAAGCTCCGCCCACTGCGCCATCCAGCGACCGGAAGGCGTCACCCGGCTCGTCCCTGACGTGGGATCCTTTCGGCCGCTGTGAAGTCCAAGTCGGCGTGGACCCCGCCAAGAGCAG CTATCATCGGAGCATGACGGCCCTGCTGGACCCCGTCCAGATGGAGGAACGCGAGAGGAGGCGGCTCAAGCAGCTGGAGCAGCAG AGAGACATCCGGGCTCAGGTGGAGGAGCAGAGGCGGCACAAGCTCCGAGAAGAGGCCAGAAGGAGGGCCGAGGACcgagaggaggagaggagagtCGCGCAGGAGAGGGACGCGCTCCTCGGGAGGTACCGGCAGGAGCAGCGCGAGCAACGCAAGGAACCGGAG GAGCAGCCGGAGAAGAATCACGATGATGGAGGAGTGAAGGAGTCGGTTGGTGCGTGTG TGTCAAGCCCAGCTGCGACTGCAACGGAGAAGAAAGACACAGCTGTGCAGACTG ACGCACCCCCCCCTCCTGTCAGAGCAGAGCCCCCCCAGACTCCTCCGAACTGCAGGAACAGAGCAGGGAAGGAGAACGTGCAGAAGGGTCGCGTGGGCGCAGGAGCCGTCGGAGGAGACTCCTATGAGGCCTTCGCCAGGACGGAGGAAAAAAGGAGGCCCGAGTGGAACACACGCAG GCCCAGCCGGCGCTTCGTCCCCGCGTCCGAGCGCTACCCGGCGCCGTTGCAGAGGAGCCGACAGGAGAGCAGACTCAAGAGGCAGGAGGAGATCCTCGGCCTGCAGGACAGAAACTGCCCGCCCGTAAACCGACAGCGGCCGGGTACCCGGCGGGAGACTCGGATCGTCGCGAGTCGGCCTCGAAGCGACAAC GCGGAATCTACCGGTAACGGCGCAAGTGCGAATACGGAAAG GGGGCGCTCTCCTCTCATTCCGCAACCCTCCCTCCAGTTCATCCCTTACATCCGCACCGATGACGTTGTCCACCTGGACCCCGCCGAGACGCCCactcctcacacacatacag TAGCGCTGAGCTGCGCGCCGCCTCCTGACATCTCCCCTGCGGATGTCGTCACCCTGCGCAGCACACAGCGGCAGCAGGAGATCCTCAGAGGCCTGGCTCAGCTACGACAG GGTTTGCTTGAGAAGCAGAGGGAGCTGGTGAGTGACCTCCGAGGTCACGACGACAAGCGTCCGCCGCCCACCAAATGTTAG
- the ccdc66 gene encoding coiled-coil domain-containing protein 66 isoform X3 has protein sequence MEEERKKKHFRYKRKGTFKTPPPLPLRERGCSGMSKGQATVFGTLGLTTSLTEAVDSVTSSSADARGDGLLFEIQNGKPKLIVLNHTVERNLVTNSLRPRPACSGQLFCAKDVRAQRRAGQRPAAPRGPKTQAADNGASFGSGGAGDRTRGGQTASKTRVAVVSKAAPKSERQKSRSTSDDGAAVPSERWAAMSDQKSGPTGSTDPPEDQGPRAVTTLRICHGFQTASQDRPVTEEHGASSQHVHHTLEEKEGQGGGGELDEDRAGPDQTATNGNSPQKDDRCRSQGGVLGWLERRTVDDKASVEAKKAQWRQQLDEQVALKQQQRCSTSVKLQAEQEPGSECSVHPAGRRKEQPAAIRSSLRLGAVTPMEETLASQRREEQKRLWLEDLDRQRQETSQRRMREKMLLSQNEDHELWAAHFDSLQRKHPAGGTQAPPTAPSSDRKASPGSSLTWDPFGRCEVQVGVDPAKSSYHRSMTALLDPVQMEERERRRLKQLEQQRDIRAQVEEQRRHKLREEARRRAEDREEERRVAQERDALLGRYRQEQREQRKEPEVSDDTAGHNPTRRVHSAARIKSVVGANEVAECTKEQPEKNHDDGGVKESVGACVSSPAATATEKKDTAVQTDAPPPPVRAEPPQTPPNCRNRAGKENVQKGRVGAGAVGGDSYEAFARTEEKRRPEWNTRRPSRRFVPASERYPAPLQRSRQESRLKRQEEILGLQDRNCPPVNRQRPGTRRETRIVASRPRSDNAESTGNGASANTERGRSPLIPQPSLQFIPYIRTDDVVHLDPAETPTPHTHTVALSCAPPPDISPADVVTLRSTQRQQEILRGLAQLRQGLLEKQRELVSDLRGHDDKRPPPTKC, from the exons ATGGAagaggaaaggaaaaagaaacatttcagaTATAAGCGCAAAGGGACAtttaagacccccccccccctccctttacGTGAAAGGGGGTGTTCTGGGATGTCAAAAGGCCAGGCTACTGTTTTTGGGACGTTGGGATTGACTACAAG CCTTACTGAAGCAGTGGACTCAGTGACATCATCAAGTGCGGATGCACGCGG AGACGGCCTGTTGTTTGAAATTCAAAATGGAAAACCCAAGTTGATTGTGCTTAACCACA CTGTCGAAAGGAATCTTGTCACG AATTCCCTCAGACCTCGTCCGGCCTGCTCCGGGCAGCTGTTCTGCGCAAAGGATGTGCGGGCGCAACGTCGGGCGGGGCAGCGCCCGGCGGCTCCGAGAGGCCCCAAGACTCAGGCGGCAGACAATGGAGCCTCCTTTGGGTCCGGCGGGGCGGGGGACAGAACACGAGGCGGTCAGACGGCCTCCAAAACACGGGTGGCAGTCGTAAGCAAAGCTGCACCCAAG TCCGAGCGGCAGAAAAGCAGGTCCACTTCTGACGATGGAGCAGCTGTACCGTCCGAAAGATGGGCTGCCATGTCTGACCAGAAGTCGGGACCGACGGGATCGACGGACCCGCCGGAAGACCAAGGACCGAGAGCCGTGACGACACTTCGCATATGCCACGGATTCCAGACCGCGAGCCAGGACCGTCCCGTAACAGAGGAGCACGGCGCGTCCAGTCAACATG TACATCACACACTCGAGGAAAAAGAAGGACAAGGAGGCGGAGGAGAGCTGGACGAGGACAGAGCAGGACCGGATCAAACCGCAACAAATGGAAATTCACCTCAGAAAGACGACAG ATGTAGGTCTCAAGGCGGTGTTTTGGGCTGGCTGGAGCGGCGCACCGTTGACGACAAAGCGTCCGTGGAGGCGAAGAAGGCGCAGTGGAGGCAACAACTAG ATGAGCAGGTGGCGCTGAAGCAGCAACAGCGTTGTTCAACCTCAGTCAAACTGCAG GCAGagcaagaaccaggaagtgagtGTTCTGTTCATCCGGCGGGCCGCCGCAAAGAGCAGCCGGCAGCAATCAGGTCCAGCCTCAGGCTCGGG GCGGTGACTCCGATGGAGGAGACTTTGGCCTCGCAGAGGCGAGAGGAGCAGAAACGGCTTTGGCTGGAGGATCTGGACCGACAGAGGCAAGAGACGAGCCAACGGAGGATGCGCGAGAAGATGCTGCTCAGTCAG AACGAAGATCACGAGCTGTGGGCCGCGCACTTTGACTCGCTACAGCGCAAACATCCTGCTGGGGGGACTCAAGCTCCGCCCACTGCGCCATCCAGCGACCGGAAGGCGTCACCCGGCTCGTCCCTGACGTGGGATCCTTTCGGCCGCTGTGAAGTCCAAGTCGGCGTGGACCCCGCCAAGAGCAG CTATCATCGGAGCATGACGGCCCTGCTGGACCCCGTCCAGATGGAGGAACGCGAGAGGAGGCGGCTCAAGCAGCTGGAGCAGCAG AGAGACATCCGGGCTCAGGTGGAGGAGCAGAGGCGGCACAAGCTCCGAGAAGAGGCCAGAAGGAGGGCCGAGGACcgagaggaggagaggagagtCGCGCAGGAGAGGGACGCGCTCCTCGGGAGGTACCGGCAGGAGCAGCGCGAGCAACGCAAGGAACCGGAGGTCAGCGACGACACGGCTGGACACAACCCGACACGCCGAGTCCACAGCGCTGCACGAATAAAGTCGGTAGTGGGCGCAAATGAAGTAGCCGAGTGCACAAAA GAGCAGCCGGAGAAGAATCACGATGATGGAGGAGTGAAGGAGTCGGTTGGTGCGTGTG TGTCAAGCCCAGCTGCGACTGCAACGGAGAAGAAAGACACAGCTGTGCAGACTG ACGCACCCCCCCCTCCTGTCAGAGCAGAGCCCCCCCAGACTCCTCCGAACTGCAGGAACAGAGCAGGGAAGGAGAACGTGCAGAAGGGTCGCGTGGGCGCAGGAGCCGTCGGAGGAGACTCCTATGAGGCCTTCGCCAGGACGGAGGAAAAAAGGAGGCCCGAGTGGAACACACGCAG GCCCAGCCGGCGCTTCGTCCCCGCGTCCGAGCGCTACCCGGCGCCGTTGCAGAGGAGCCGACAGGAGAGCAGACTCAAGAGGCAGGAGGAGATCCTCGGCCTGCAGGACAGAAACTGCCCGCCCGTAAACCGACAGCGGCCGGGTACCCGGCGGGAGACTCGGATCGTCGCGAGTCGGCCTCGAAGCGACAAC GCGGAATCTACCGGTAACGGCGCAAGTGCGAATACGGAAAG GGGGCGCTCTCCTCTCATTCCGCAACCCTCCCTCCAGTTCATCCCTTACATCCGCACCGATGACGTTGTCCACCTGGACCCCGCCGAGACGCCCactcctcacacacatacag TAGCGCTGAGCTGCGCGCCGCCTCCTGACATCTCCCCTGCGGATGTCGTCACCCTGCGCAGCACACAGCGGCAGCAGGAGATCCTCAGAGGCCTGGCTCAGCTACGACAG GGTTTGCTTGAGAAGCAGAGGGAGCTGGTGAGTGACCTCCGAGGTCACGACGACAAGCGTCCGCCGCCCACCAAATGTTAG
- the ccdc66 gene encoding coiled-coil domain-containing protein 66 isoform X2 has protein sequence MEEERKKKHFRYKRKGTFKTPPPLPLRERGCSGMSKGQATVFGTLGLTTSLTEAVDSVTSSSADARGDGLLFEIQNGKPKLIVLNHTVERNLVTNSLRPRPACSGQLFCAKDVRAQRRAGQRPAAPRGPKTQAADNGASFGSGGAGDRTRGGQTASKTRVAVVSKAAPKKSERQKSRSTSDDGAAVPSERWAAMSDQKSGPTGSTDPPEDQGPRAVTTLRICHGFQTASQDRPVTEEHGASSQHVHHTLEEKEGQGGGGELDEDRAGPDQTATNGNSPQKDDRCRSQGGVLGWLERRTVDDKASVEAKKAQWRQQLDEQVALKQQQRCSTSVKLQAEQEPGSECSVHPAGRRKEQPAAIRSSLRLGAVTPMEETLASQRREEQKRLWLEDLDRQRQETSQRRMREKMLLSQNEDHELWAAHFDSLQRKHPAGGTQAPPTAPSSDRKASPGSSLTWDPFGRCEVQVGVDPAKSSYHRSMTALLDPVQMEERERRRLKQLEQQRDIRAQVEEQRRHKLREEARRRAEDREEERRVAQERDALLGRYRQEQREQRKEPEVSDDTAGHNPTRRVHSAARIKSVVGANEVAECTKEQPEKNHDDGGVKESVGACVSSPAATATEKKDTAVQTDAPPPPVRAEPPQTPPNCRNRAGKENVQKGRVGAGAVGGDSYEAFARTEEKRRPEWNTRRPSRRFVPASERYPAPLQRSRQESRLKRQEEILGLQDRNCPPVNRQRPGTRRETRIVASRPRSDNAESTGNGASANTERGRSPLIPQPSLQFIPYIRTDDVVHLDPAETPTPHTHTALSCAPPPDISPADVVTLRSTQRQQEILRGLAQLRQGLLEKQRELVSDLRGHDDKRPPPTKC, from the exons ATGGAagaggaaaggaaaaagaaacatttcagaTATAAGCGCAAAGGGACAtttaagacccccccccccctccctttacGTGAAAGGGGGTGTTCTGGGATGTCAAAAGGCCAGGCTACTGTTTTTGGGACGTTGGGATTGACTACAAG CCTTACTGAAGCAGTGGACTCAGTGACATCATCAAGTGCGGATGCACGCGG AGACGGCCTGTTGTTTGAAATTCAAAATGGAAAACCCAAGTTGATTGTGCTTAACCACA CTGTCGAAAGGAATCTTGTCACG AATTCCCTCAGACCTCGTCCGGCCTGCTCCGGGCAGCTGTTCTGCGCAAAGGATGTGCGGGCGCAACGTCGGGCGGGGCAGCGCCCGGCGGCTCCGAGAGGCCCCAAGACTCAGGCGGCAGACAATGGAGCCTCCTTTGGGTCCGGCGGGGCGGGGGACAGAACACGAGGCGGTCAGACGGCCTCCAAAACACGGGTGGCAGTCGTAAGCAAAGCTGCACCCAAG AAGTCCGAGCGGCAGAAAAGCAGGTCCACTTCTGACGATGGAGCAGCTGTACCGTCCGAAAGATGGGCTGCCATGTCTGACCAGAAGTCGGGACCGACGGGATCGACGGACCCGCCGGAAGACCAAGGACCGAGAGCCGTGACGACACTTCGCATATGCCACGGATTCCAGACCGCGAGCCAGGACCGTCCCGTAACAGAGGAGCACGGCGCGTCCAGTCAACATG TACATCACACACTCGAGGAAAAAGAAGGACAAGGAGGCGGAGGAGAGCTGGACGAGGACAGAGCAGGACCGGATCAAACCGCAACAAATGGAAATTCACCTCAGAAAGACGACAG ATGTAGGTCTCAAGGCGGTGTTTTGGGCTGGCTGGAGCGGCGCACCGTTGACGACAAAGCGTCCGTGGAGGCGAAGAAGGCGCAGTGGAGGCAACAACTAG ATGAGCAGGTGGCGCTGAAGCAGCAACAGCGTTGTTCAACCTCAGTCAAACTGCAG GCAGagcaagaaccaggaagtgagtGTTCTGTTCATCCGGCGGGCCGCCGCAAAGAGCAGCCGGCAGCAATCAGGTCCAGCCTCAGGCTCGGG GCGGTGACTCCGATGGAGGAGACTTTGGCCTCGCAGAGGCGAGAGGAGCAGAAACGGCTTTGGCTGGAGGATCTGGACCGACAGAGGCAAGAGACGAGCCAACGGAGGATGCGCGAGAAGATGCTGCTCAGTCAG AACGAAGATCACGAGCTGTGGGCCGCGCACTTTGACTCGCTACAGCGCAAACATCCTGCTGGGGGGACTCAAGCTCCGCCCACTGCGCCATCCAGCGACCGGAAGGCGTCACCCGGCTCGTCCCTGACGTGGGATCCTTTCGGCCGCTGTGAAGTCCAAGTCGGCGTGGACCCCGCCAAGAGCAG CTATCATCGGAGCATGACGGCCCTGCTGGACCCCGTCCAGATGGAGGAACGCGAGAGGAGGCGGCTCAAGCAGCTGGAGCAGCAG AGAGACATCCGGGCTCAGGTGGAGGAGCAGAGGCGGCACAAGCTCCGAGAAGAGGCCAGAAGGAGGGCCGAGGACcgagaggaggagaggagagtCGCGCAGGAGAGGGACGCGCTCCTCGGGAGGTACCGGCAGGAGCAGCGCGAGCAACGCAAGGAACCGGAGGTCAGCGACGACACGGCTGGACACAACCCGACACGCCGAGTCCACAGCGCTGCACGAATAAAGTCGGTAGTGGGCGCAAATGAAGTAGCCGAGTGCACAAAA GAGCAGCCGGAGAAGAATCACGATGATGGAGGAGTGAAGGAGTCGGTTGGTGCGTGTG TGTCAAGCCCAGCTGCGACTGCAACGGAGAAGAAAGACACAGCTGTGCAGACTG ACGCACCCCCCCCTCCTGTCAGAGCAGAGCCCCCCCAGACTCCTCCGAACTGCAGGAACAGAGCAGGGAAGGAGAACGTGCAGAAGGGTCGCGTGGGCGCAGGAGCCGTCGGAGGAGACTCCTATGAGGCCTTCGCCAGGACGGAGGAAAAAAGGAGGCCCGAGTGGAACACACGCAG GCCCAGCCGGCGCTTCGTCCCCGCGTCCGAGCGCTACCCGGCGCCGTTGCAGAGGAGCCGACAGGAGAGCAGACTCAAGAGGCAGGAGGAGATCCTCGGCCTGCAGGACAGAAACTGCCCGCCCGTAAACCGACAGCGGCCGGGTACCCGGCGGGAGACTCGGATCGTCGCGAGTCGGCCTCGAAGCGACAAC GCGGAATCTACCGGTAACGGCGCAAGTGCGAATACGGAAAG GGGGCGCTCTCCTCTCATTCCGCAACCCTCCCTCCAGTTCATCCCTTACATCCGCACCGATGACGTTGTCCACCTGGACCCCGCCGAGACGCCCactcctcacacacatacag CGCTGAGCTGCGCGCCGCCTCCTGACATCTCCCCTGCGGATGTCGTCACCCTGCGCAGCACACAGCGGCAGCAGGAGATCCTCAGAGGCCTGGCTCAGCTACGACAG GGTTTGCTTGAGAAGCAGAGGGAGCTGGTGAGTGACCTCCGAGGTCACGACGACAAGCGTCCGCCGCCCACCAAATGTTAG
- the ccdc66 gene encoding coiled-coil domain-containing protein 66 isoform X1 — MEEERKKKHFRYKRKGTFKTPPPLPLRERGCSGMSKGQATVFGTLGLTTSLTEAVDSVTSSSADARGDGLLFEIQNGKPKLIVLNHTVERNLVTNSLRPRPACSGQLFCAKDVRAQRRAGQRPAAPRGPKTQAADNGASFGSGGAGDRTRGGQTASKTRVAVVSKAAPKKSERQKSRSTSDDGAAVPSERWAAMSDQKSGPTGSTDPPEDQGPRAVTTLRICHGFQTASQDRPVTEEHGASSQHVHHTLEEKEGQGGGGELDEDRAGPDQTATNGNSPQKDDRCRSQGGVLGWLERRTVDDKASVEAKKAQWRQQLDEQVALKQQQRCSTSVKLQAEQEPGSECSVHPAGRRKEQPAAIRSSLRLGAVTPMEETLASQRREEQKRLWLEDLDRQRQETSQRRMREKMLLSQNEDHELWAAHFDSLQRKHPAGGTQAPPTAPSSDRKASPGSSLTWDPFGRCEVQVGVDPAKSSYHRSMTALLDPVQMEERERRRLKQLEQQRDIRAQVEEQRRHKLREEARRRAEDREEERRVAQERDALLGRYRQEQREQRKEPEVSDDTAGHNPTRRVHSAARIKSVVGANEVAECTKEQPEKNHDDGGVKESVGACVSSPAATATEKKDTAVQTDAPPPPVRAEPPQTPPNCRNRAGKENVQKGRVGAGAVGGDSYEAFARTEEKRRPEWNTRRPSRRFVPASERYPAPLQRSRQESRLKRQEEILGLQDRNCPPVNRQRPGTRRETRIVASRPRSDNAESTGNGASANTERGRSPLIPQPSLQFIPYIRTDDVVHLDPAETPTPHTHTVALSCAPPPDISPADVVTLRSTQRQQEILRGLAQLRQGLLEKQRELVSDLRGHDDKRPPPTKC; from the exons ATGGAagaggaaaggaaaaagaaacatttcagaTATAAGCGCAAAGGGACAtttaagacccccccccccctccctttacGTGAAAGGGGGTGTTCTGGGATGTCAAAAGGCCAGGCTACTGTTTTTGGGACGTTGGGATTGACTACAAG CCTTACTGAAGCAGTGGACTCAGTGACATCATCAAGTGCGGATGCACGCGG AGACGGCCTGTTGTTTGAAATTCAAAATGGAAAACCCAAGTTGATTGTGCTTAACCACA CTGTCGAAAGGAATCTTGTCACG AATTCCCTCAGACCTCGTCCGGCCTGCTCCGGGCAGCTGTTCTGCGCAAAGGATGTGCGGGCGCAACGTCGGGCGGGGCAGCGCCCGGCGGCTCCGAGAGGCCCCAAGACTCAGGCGGCAGACAATGGAGCCTCCTTTGGGTCCGGCGGGGCGGGGGACAGAACACGAGGCGGTCAGACGGCCTCCAAAACACGGGTGGCAGTCGTAAGCAAAGCTGCACCCAAG AAGTCCGAGCGGCAGAAAAGCAGGTCCACTTCTGACGATGGAGCAGCTGTACCGTCCGAAAGATGGGCTGCCATGTCTGACCAGAAGTCGGGACCGACGGGATCGACGGACCCGCCGGAAGACCAAGGACCGAGAGCCGTGACGACACTTCGCATATGCCACGGATTCCAGACCGCGAGCCAGGACCGTCCCGTAACAGAGGAGCACGGCGCGTCCAGTCAACATG TACATCACACACTCGAGGAAAAAGAAGGACAAGGAGGCGGAGGAGAGCTGGACGAGGACAGAGCAGGACCGGATCAAACCGCAACAAATGGAAATTCACCTCAGAAAGACGACAG ATGTAGGTCTCAAGGCGGTGTTTTGGGCTGGCTGGAGCGGCGCACCGTTGACGACAAAGCGTCCGTGGAGGCGAAGAAGGCGCAGTGGAGGCAACAACTAG ATGAGCAGGTGGCGCTGAAGCAGCAACAGCGTTGTTCAACCTCAGTCAAACTGCAG GCAGagcaagaaccaggaagtgagtGTTCTGTTCATCCGGCGGGCCGCCGCAAAGAGCAGCCGGCAGCAATCAGGTCCAGCCTCAGGCTCGGG GCGGTGACTCCGATGGAGGAGACTTTGGCCTCGCAGAGGCGAGAGGAGCAGAAACGGCTTTGGCTGGAGGATCTGGACCGACAGAGGCAAGAGACGAGCCAACGGAGGATGCGCGAGAAGATGCTGCTCAGTCAG AACGAAGATCACGAGCTGTGGGCCGCGCACTTTGACTCGCTACAGCGCAAACATCCTGCTGGGGGGACTCAAGCTCCGCCCACTGCGCCATCCAGCGACCGGAAGGCGTCACCCGGCTCGTCCCTGACGTGGGATCCTTTCGGCCGCTGTGAAGTCCAAGTCGGCGTGGACCCCGCCAAGAGCAG CTATCATCGGAGCATGACGGCCCTGCTGGACCCCGTCCAGATGGAGGAACGCGAGAGGAGGCGGCTCAAGCAGCTGGAGCAGCAG AGAGACATCCGGGCTCAGGTGGAGGAGCAGAGGCGGCACAAGCTCCGAGAAGAGGCCAGAAGGAGGGCCGAGGACcgagaggaggagaggagagtCGCGCAGGAGAGGGACGCGCTCCTCGGGAGGTACCGGCAGGAGCAGCGCGAGCAACGCAAGGAACCGGAGGTCAGCGACGACACGGCTGGACACAACCCGACACGCCGAGTCCACAGCGCTGCACGAATAAAGTCGGTAGTGGGCGCAAATGAAGTAGCCGAGTGCACAAAA GAGCAGCCGGAGAAGAATCACGATGATGGAGGAGTGAAGGAGTCGGTTGGTGCGTGTG TGTCAAGCCCAGCTGCGACTGCAACGGAGAAGAAAGACACAGCTGTGCAGACTG ACGCACCCCCCCCTCCTGTCAGAGCAGAGCCCCCCCAGACTCCTCCGAACTGCAGGAACAGAGCAGGGAAGGAGAACGTGCAGAAGGGTCGCGTGGGCGCAGGAGCCGTCGGAGGAGACTCCTATGAGGCCTTCGCCAGGACGGAGGAAAAAAGGAGGCCCGAGTGGAACACACGCAG GCCCAGCCGGCGCTTCGTCCCCGCGTCCGAGCGCTACCCGGCGCCGTTGCAGAGGAGCCGACAGGAGAGCAGACTCAAGAGGCAGGAGGAGATCCTCGGCCTGCAGGACAGAAACTGCCCGCCCGTAAACCGACAGCGGCCGGGTACCCGGCGGGAGACTCGGATCGTCGCGAGTCGGCCTCGAAGCGACAAC GCGGAATCTACCGGTAACGGCGCAAGTGCGAATACGGAAAG GGGGCGCTCTCCTCTCATTCCGCAACCCTCCCTCCAGTTCATCCCTTACATCCGCACCGATGACGTTGTCCACCTGGACCCCGCCGAGACGCCCactcctcacacacatacag TAGCGCTGAGCTGCGCGCCGCCTCCTGACATCTCCCCTGCGGATGTCGTCACCCTGCGCAGCACACAGCGGCAGCAGGAGATCCTCAGAGGCCTGGCTCAGCTACGACAG GGTTTGCTTGAGAAGCAGAGGGAGCTGGTGAGTGACCTCCGAGGTCACGACGACAAGCGTCCGCCGCCCACCAAATGTTAG